A part of Setaria viridis chromosome 8, Setaria_viridis_v4.0, whole genome shotgun sequence genomic DNA contains:
- the LOC117866831 gene encoding L-type lectin-domain containing receptor kinase IX.2 isoform X1, which yields MGYTRVPLLLLVLQAHLCLVSPGVAGLSFSYDFSIPDPGRINRKILRPLPDYGNSENRCGGVICLHSSYVKNSSARVFYKQPVRLWDGLTGKRASFSTSFSFSMSGLRVGLNTTTLPKGPGTAFFIGPFPSSLPPNSGGGLLGLFGDKSSFTPTVAVEFDTQWDDGWDPYDATGDHVGINVNSIHSDSYSRDLAKGDLAAGTVSANVTYDAGSNLLEVTVRLANGSTTSISALLNLKKQRLPQDAAIGFSTGKGEDTNFSPVLISWSFSSTDPRTPLWVIILSSVASALLAASVVATLIFFTMRKRWAAMMKIESPVAKEFSYNELSASTNNFSEDRKLGAGSFGKVYRGDLKDPRMPPVAVKVLTGHMDSQIRKDFVTEVTTLCQLSHRNLVKLVGWCSDGKPLMLVYELVTNRSLDEHLHGQGRLLTWTERYQVALDIGFAIEYLHNGSKEPILHRDIKPDNVMLDDAFHAKLGDFGLVRQVNPGQGSLRGTTMIGSYHYMDPQCTNGSASTASDMYSFGVLLLEVATGKRSQASLDPEKGFPNSLTSTVRESYHKGHVVEMADARLNGDFDKSQMARVLTVGLLCVQLDRALRPEIREAINMLSNPSHPVPQLGA from the exons ATGGGCTATACAAGAgttccccttcttctcctcgtcctCCAAGCTCACCTCTGCCTCGTGTCCCCTGGCGTCGCTGGGCTCTCTTTCAGTTACGACTTCTCCATCCCGGATCCGGGCCGCATCAACAGGAAGATCTTGAG ACCCCTCCCCGACTACGGCAACAGCGAAAACCGCTGTGGAGGCGTCATCTGTCTACATAGCAGCTACGTGAAGAATAGCTCTGCCCGTGTCTTTTACAAGCAGCCGGTTCGCCTGTGGGACGGCCTCACCGGCAAGAGAGCGAGCTTCAGCACTAGCTTCTCATTCTCTATGAGTGGCCTCCGAGTGGGGTTGAATACCACCACCCTACCGAAAGGGCCTGGCACCGCGTTCTTCATCGGGCCGTTCCCCTCGAGCCTGCCGCCGAACTCAGGCGGCGGGCTCCTGGGCCTCTTCGGCGACAAATCATCTTTTACGCCCACCGTGGCTGTGGAGTTCGACACGCAGTGGGACGACGGCTGGGACCCCTACGACGCGACCGGCGACCACGTCGGCATCAACGTGAACTCGATCCATTCCGACAGTTACTCCAGGGACTTGGCGAAAggggacctcgccgccggtACCGTTTCAGCAAACGTCACGTACGACGCAGGCTCCAATCTGCTGGAGGTTACCGTACGACTGGCCAACGGGAGTACTACGAGCATCAGCGCACTACTCAACTTGAAGAAGCAACGGTTGCCACAGGACGCGGCCATTGGGTTCTCGACCGGCAAAGGGGAGGACACCAATTTCAGTCCCGTCCTCATCTCGTGGTCATTCAGCTCAACAG ATCCAAGGACCCCGTTATGGGTGATAATACTGTCGTCTGTTGCAAGTGCATTATTGGCCGCTTCAGTAGTGGCCACTCTGATTTTCTTTACCATGCGTAAGCGTTGGGCCGCGATGATGAAGATAGAGTCGCCAG TTGCGAAGGAGTTCTCGTACAACGAGCTGTCGGCGTCGACCAACAACTTCTCCGAGGACAGGAAGCTCGGCGCCGGCTCATTCGGGAAAGTGTACAGGGGAGACCTGAAGGATCCGCGCATGCCGCCGGTGGCAGTGAAAGTATTAACAGGGCACATGGATTCGCAGATCAGGAAGGACTTTGTCACCGAGGTCACGACCCTGTGCCAGCTGAGCCACCGGAACCTGGTGAAGCTCGTCGGCTGGTGCAGCGACGGCAAGCCGCTCATGCTCGTGTACGAGCTGGTAACCAACAGGAGCCTCGACGAGCACCTCCACGGCCAAGGGAGGCTGCTCACCTGGACTGAGAGGTACCAGGTCGCCCTTGACATCGGCTTCGCCATCGAGTACCTCCACAACGGCAGCAAGGAGCCCATCCTTCACCGGGACATCAAGCCCGACAACGTGATGCTGGACGACGCGTTCCACGCCAAGCTCGGCGACTTTGGGCTCGTGAGGCAGGTCAACCCCGGACAGGGCTCCCTCAGAGGCACGACAATGATCGGGAGCTACCACTACATGGACCCCCAGTGCACCAATGGCTCAGCGAGCACCGCGTCCGACATGTACAGCTTTggcgtgctgctgctggaggtcgCCACCGGCAAGAGGTCTCAAGCGTCTCTCGACCCAGAAAAGGGCTTCCCAAACAGCCTGACTAGCACTGTCCGGGAGTCGTACCATAAGGGCCACGTCGTCGAGATGGCTGACGCGCGGCTCAACGGCGATTTCGACAAGAGCCAGATGGCACGCGTGCTCACAGTCGGGCTCCTGTGTGTCCAACTCGATCGCGCGCTCCGGCCGGAAATCAGAGAGGCCATCAACATGCTGTCTAATCCAAGCCATCCGGTACCTCAACTTGGTGCCTGA
- the LOC117866831 gene encoding L-type lectin-domain containing receptor kinase IX.2 isoform X2, whose protein sequence is MSGLRVGLNTTTLPKGPGTAFFIGPFPSSLPPNSGGGLLGLFGDKSSFTPTVAVEFDTQWDDGWDPYDATGDHVGINVNSIHSDSYSRDLAKGDLAAGTVSANVTYDAGSNLLEVTVRLANGSTTSISALLNLKKQRLPQDAAIGFSTGKGEDTNFSPVLISWSFSSTDPRTPLWVIILSSVASALLAASVVATLIFFTMRKRWAAMMKIESPVAKEFSYNELSASTNNFSEDRKLGAGSFGKVYRGDLKDPRMPPVAVKVLTGHMDSQIRKDFVTEVTTLCQLSHRNLVKLVGWCSDGKPLMLVYELVTNRSLDEHLHGQGRLLTWTERYQVALDIGFAIEYLHNGSKEPILHRDIKPDNVMLDDAFHAKLGDFGLVRQVNPGQGSLRGTTMIGSYHYMDPQCTNGSASTASDMYSFGVLLLEVATGKRSQASLDPEKGFPNSLTSTVRESYHKGHVVEMADARLNGDFDKSQMARVLTVGLLCVQLDRALRPEIREAINMLSNPSHPVPQLGA, encoded by the exons ATGAGTGGCCTCCGAGTGGGGTTGAATACCACCACCCTACCGAAAGGGCCTGGCACCGCGTTCTTCATCGGGCCGTTCCCCTCGAGCCTGCCGCCGAACTCAGGCGGCGGGCTCCTGGGCCTCTTCGGCGACAAATCATCTTTTACGCCCACCGTGGCTGTGGAGTTCGACACGCAGTGGGACGACGGCTGGGACCCCTACGACGCGACCGGCGACCACGTCGGCATCAACGTGAACTCGATCCATTCCGACAGTTACTCCAGGGACTTGGCGAAAggggacctcgccgccggtACCGTTTCAGCAAACGTCACGTACGACGCAGGCTCCAATCTGCTGGAGGTTACCGTACGACTGGCCAACGGGAGTACTACGAGCATCAGCGCACTACTCAACTTGAAGAAGCAACGGTTGCCACAGGACGCGGCCATTGGGTTCTCGACCGGCAAAGGGGAGGACACCAATTTCAGTCCCGTCCTCATCTCGTGGTCATTCAGCTCAACAG ATCCAAGGACCCCGTTATGGGTGATAATACTGTCGTCTGTTGCAAGTGCATTATTGGCCGCTTCAGTAGTGGCCACTCTGATTTTCTTTACCATGCGTAAGCGTTGGGCCGCGATGATGAAGATAGAGTCGCCAG TTGCGAAGGAGTTCTCGTACAACGAGCTGTCGGCGTCGACCAACAACTTCTCCGAGGACAGGAAGCTCGGCGCCGGCTCATTCGGGAAAGTGTACAGGGGAGACCTGAAGGATCCGCGCATGCCGCCGGTGGCAGTGAAAGTATTAACAGGGCACATGGATTCGCAGATCAGGAAGGACTTTGTCACCGAGGTCACGACCCTGTGCCAGCTGAGCCACCGGAACCTGGTGAAGCTCGTCGGCTGGTGCAGCGACGGCAAGCCGCTCATGCTCGTGTACGAGCTGGTAACCAACAGGAGCCTCGACGAGCACCTCCACGGCCAAGGGAGGCTGCTCACCTGGACTGAGAGGTACCAGGTCGCCCTTGACATCGGCTTCGCCATCGAGTACCTCCACAACGGCAGCAAGGAGCCCATCCTTCACCGGGACATCAAGCCCGACAACGTGATGCTGGACGACGCGTTCCACGCCAAGCTCGGCGACTTTGGGCTCGTGAGGCAGGTCAACCCCGGACAGGGCTCCCTCAGAGGCACGACAATGATCGGGAGCTACCACTACATGGACCCCCAGTGCACCAATGGCTCAGCGAGCACCGCGTCCGACATGTACAGCTTTggcgtgctgctgctggaggtcgCCACCGGCAAGAGGTCTCAAGCGTCTCTCGACCCAGAAAAGGGCTTCCCAAACAGCCTGACTAGCACTGTCCGGGAGTCGTACCATAAGGGCCACGTCGTCGAGATGGCTGACGCGCGGCTCAACGGCGATTTCGACAAGAGCCAGATGGCACGCGTGCTCACAGTCGGGCTCCTGTGTGTCCAACTCGATCGCGCGCTCCGGCCGGAAATCAGAGAGGCCATCAACATGCTGTCTAATCCAAGCCATCCGGTACCTCAACTTGGTGCCTGA
- the LOC117834247 gene encoding uncharacterized protein, whose translation MLKSTPQAANNGTASQAIHIESDNNDVDCNRSEKRLTWTKEEDLKLVSAWLNNSNDPIQANFKKNDQYWNGVADLFNGTIPKNRVRSAKQIKDHFGRIKKRVTWFCGNWKEANSMWGSGESDEDVMKRALQSYEEDQKKDGPFAYRHCWEVLSKELKWEAYLERLEDVEPEKRKFSVDEEVEQQFSLDDIRDERSIGGKKVKEQHKKKKKDQTSIIDIEDELHSFLDAQKAANEGRTEMLETQKRVSSEKLESRRLAHLAAKEHKEVVMIETYRSLLMQNTSGMDDNVKAEHVLALRCLRESIFKKMTKVLLTVYFLY comes from the exons ATGTTGAAGAGCACACCACAAGCTGCAAATAATGGGACTGCATCGCAGGCAATCCATATTGAAAGTGACAACAATGATGTTGATTGCAATAGGTCTGAAAAGCGCTTGACATGGACAAAAGAGGAGGATCTTAAATTg GTTAGTGCTTGGCTGAATAATTCAAATGATCCCATCCAAGCCAATTTTAAGAAGAATGATCAGTACTggaatggtgttgctgatctaTTTAACGGAACCATCCCAAAAAATCGAGTTAGATCAGCCAAGCAAATAAAGGATCATTTTGGGAGAATTAAGAAAAGGGTTACTTGGTTTTGTGGTAACTGGAAGGAGGCTAATTCTATGTGGGGTAGTGGTGAATCAGATGAAGATGTAATGAAGAGGGCATTGCAAAGTTACGAAGAAGATCAAAAAAAAGATGGTCCATTTGCGTATAGGCATTGTTGGGAAGTTCTTTCCAAGGAACTAAAATGGGAAGCCTATTTGGAACGCCTTGAAGATGTAGAGCCAGAGAAGAGAAAGTTTAGTGTTGATGAGGAAGTGGAGCAACAGTTCTCTCTAGATGATATTAGAGATGAACGATCAATAGGAGGCAAGAAAGTTAAAGAAcagcacaagaaaaagaaaaaggaccaGACTTCTATAATAGATATCGAAGATGAGCTTCACAGCTTTTTAGATGCTCAAAAAGCAGCAAATGAAGGGCGTACAGAAATGTTAGAAACACAAAAGCGTGTGTCCAGTGAGAAGCTTGAATCTCGGAGGCTTGCTCACCTTGCAGCGAAAGAGCACAAGGAAGTAGTTATGATAGAAACATATCGATCGTTATTGATGCAAAACACAAGTGGAATGGATGACAATGTGAAAGCCGAGCATGTGTTGGCATTGAGGTGCCTGAGGGAGAGCATATTTAAAAAAATGACTAAGGTATTGCTTACTGTATATTTTTTATACTGA
- the LOC117834248 gene encoding LOW QUALITY PROTEIN: L-type lectin-domain containing receptor kinase IX.1 (The sequence of the model RefSeq protein was modified relative to this genomic sequence to represent the inferred CDS: deleted 4 bases in 2 codons), whose translation MAFFIGPLPSSLPPVSGSPFLGLFSNGNPSPAAPATVGVEFDTHWDRDWDPKDIAAADHVGIDLNSIRSGSYTKDLAKGDLSGTMSADITYDGGSKLMVVTLRLADGRTRSIQALIDFRDAGVPQEVAVGFSAATGVDVVQTNLLLSWSFSSTVAKEFSYSELSQSTNNFSEDRKLGAGSFGEVYRGELRDPGMPPVAVKKLTTRLRLPQTRRDYVTEIMTLGRQSHRNLVRLIGWCDGRNDKLLLVYELVRNRSLEEPHLHGQETPLLAWPERYKIVLGVGSVIDYLHNGYQNRILHRDIKPSNVMLDASFEAKLGDFGLVWQVDPGEGSLRGTTMIGTRVYMDPVCISRDTVSTASDMYSFGVLLLEIATGMKPGEVPGTGGHLTNTLVAAVRESNGRGNVLEMADKRLKGNFDESQTTRVLHVGLLCAQLERKDRPDIRNAVNWLSNPSHPVPPLAA comes from the exons ATGGCGTTCTTCATCGGCCCATTGCCCTCGAGCCTGCCGCCGGTCTCGGGCAGCCCGTTCCTGGGCCTCTTCAGCAATGGCAACCCAtcaccggcggcgcccgccACCGTAGGCGTGGAGTTCGACACGCACTGGGACAGAGACTGGGACCCCaaggacatcgccgccgccgaccacgtTGGCATCGACCTGAACAGCATCAGATCTGGCAGCTATACCAAGGACCTGGCAAAGGGGGACCTCTCCGGTACCATGTCAGCAGACATCACGTATGACGGTGGCTCCAAGCTGATGGTGGTTACCTTGCGACTGGCAGACGGGAGAACTCGTAGCATCCAAGCCCTAATTGACTTCAGGGATGCCGGAGTGCCGCAGGAGGTGGCTGTTGGATTCTCGGCAGCGACCGGGGTGGACGTCGTTCAGACGAACCTGCTTCTCTCTTGGTCCTTCAGCTCAACAG TTGCAAAGGAATTTTCGTACAGCGAGCTGTCCCAGTCCACCAACAACTTCTCCGAGGATAGGAAGCTCGGCGCGGGCTCCTTCGGCGAAGTGTACAGAGGAGAATTGCGGGATCCGGGCATGCCGCCGGTGGCCGTGAAGAAGTTGACGACCAGG CTGAGGCTTCCGCAGACCAGGAGGGACTACGTCACCGAAATCATGACCTTGGGCAGGCAGAGCCACCGGAACCTGGTGAGGCTCATCGGCTGGTGCGACGGC CGCAACGACAAGCTCCTGCTCGTATACGAGCTCGTGAGGAACAGGAGCCTCGAGGAGCCGCACCTCCATGGGCAGGAGACGCCGCTGCTGGCGTGGCCTGAGAGGTACAAGATCGTGCTCGGCGTCGGTTCTGTCATCGACTACCTCCATAATGGCTATCAGAACCGCATCTTGCACCGGGACATCAAGCCCAGCAACGTGATGCTGGACGCCTCGTTCGAGGCCAAGCTCGGTGACTTTGGTCTCGTCTGGCAGGTCGACCCCGGAGAGGGCTCCCTCCGAGGCACCACCATGATTGGGACCAGGGTGTACATGGATCCCGTATGCATCAGCAGGGATACAGTGAGCACCGCGTCCGAcatgtacagcttcggcgtgctgctgctggagatCGCCACCGGCATGAAGCCCGGCGAGGTGCCTGGCACAGGAGGTCACCTCACAAACACACTCGTCGCAGCTGTCCGGGAATCGAACGGCAGGGGTAACGTCCTCGAGATGGCCGACAAACGGCTCAAGGGCAACTTCGACGAGAGCCAGACGACACGGGTGCTCCACGTCGGGCTCTTGTGTGCCCAACTCGAGCGCAAAGACCGTCCGGACATCAGAAACGCCGTCAACTGGCTGTCCAATCCCAGCCATCCGGTACCTCCACTTGCTGCCTGA